From the Paraflavitalea soli genome, the window TATCTTTTCCCTGCATCCTAAGCGCATTATCTTCAATCCCGGCGCCGAAAATGAAGAACTGGCTACACTGGCTAAAGAAAAAGGGATACAGCCTATGGAGGCCTGTACGCTCGTTTTATTGAGTACGGGGCAGTTTTAACCCCGCAGCCGGCAATCAGCAGTCGGCAATGCACGGGCGTTTACCGGGTGCGTTGGGCATTAAAATAAAATTAAGGAGCCCATAAAATAACTGTTTCTCCCGGTCGTTTATGATTCTGACCCTGCTATTCTATTCCATTGTTTTGATCGTACCCTTCTATCCAATTCCTGATCGTTTAAATTAATAACGTGTATGAAAAACCTTTACACTACAAGGTTCTCATCATCCCATTTTATTGTTTATTAATCCATCACTATACATCCGGCACAGATAACCCTGTGCGGACGAGATAACCGTACTTTTTTGGTTTAAATCACGAAATCCCTACCCTGCATGTGGGTTGTTCTGCTGGCCGGAACAGCCCATTCCTTTTAATTGGTAACGATGTATTAACACCCTGCCTTTTTGGTAAAGCAGTGCTTTTTCGGTAAATTCGAAAAACCCATTTCAATATGATCTGGAGAAAATTTAACGGCGATCCGCTCGACTTACCCATTTTTGATGCTGTGGAAGCAGCCATCAAACGCGAAAGCGACAAAGGCTATCACCTCAAAGTTTGCATTGGTACCGACTCACAGGTAAAAGGTTCCGACACTGAATTTGCTACGGTTATTGTCTTCCTGCGGGAGGGACATGGAGGTTTCATGTTCATTCACAACGAGAAGACAAAACTGCAATATTCTATTAAGGAGCGTATGCTGGTGGAGGTAGCCAAAAGCATTGAAATTGCTTATGAACTTTGCCATCTTTTTACAGCGTATGATGTTGACATGGAAGTTCATGCCGATATTAATACCAACCCGCATTTCAAAAGTAATGATGCGTTGAAAGAGGCCATGGGGTATATACTGGGAATGGGCTTTGCCTTCAAGGCCAAACCGGAAGCCTTTGCCAGCAGTAGCTGTGCCAACAAGGTAGTTAACTAAAAACCCTCGCTGCTACAGTCGGGGGTTTTTTAATGTAAAGTTGTGACGTACACACAGCTAAAGGCCTTGTCACCTTATAATATTCGGGAAAGCCATCAATTGGCGTCTTGCTCTTTCACGGCTGTGTTGCACTGATCTATAAACAGCAATATCTTATCTCTTCCCATTTTTTTGATAGCGCTCGTTACAAAACTTTGAGGCAGGAATTGCCAGGTCTTGCGCATAGCATCCAGGAATGCTTTTACATTCTTGCTTACTTCCTTCTGTGATTCCTTATCGGCTTTGGTAAATACGATACAAAAGGGCAGTTCCCAGGCCCCCAGTTGATTGATAAAATCAAGGTCTACCTTTTGGGGTGCATGCCGGCTATCGATCAGCACGAAAATATTAACAAGGTTCTCCCGCTTACGCAGGTAATTCTCGATCATGGTCTCCCATTGCTTACGCTGGCTCTGCGATACTTTGGCAAAGCCATACCCTGGCAGATCCACCAGGTACCAGGGCGTGGTCTGTGTTTTACCGGGTACATGCTTATCGGGCAGGCTTTCCACTTCAAAATGGTTGATAAGCTGTGTCTTGCCGGGTGTGCCCGAGGTCTTGGCCAGCTTCTGGTTATCCACCAGCATATTGATGAGTGAGGACTTGCCCACATTGCTGCGGCCAATGAAAGCATATTCCGGTCTGTCTGGTTTGGGACATTGCTGGAAATCCGGACTGCTGATGAGGTATTTGGCAGATTTGATGATCATGATAGGGCGCAAGATACGGAATACATTACCAACGGGTATTTCTGCATAGTGTGGCCGGTAAATGAAGTAAAAGAAAAGCGGTGCAGGCACAAACCGGCAATTAAAGAAATTTAATTGTGAAGCACTGCCTGTTCACGTTGTTGCAGCTATTGATGGCATACAAAAAATACTAAATTGCCTGCATGAAAAAGACACTCCTGCTTTGCTGCTTATTGTGTGTGGCAGCCATGCTCCCTGCGCAGATCAAACCCTTTCGCTTTGCGCACATCAGTGATACGCATATCGGTTCTCCCAACGGTGGTGCAGAGGAAGACCTGCGCCGTACGATACGTGATATCAATGCGATGAAAGATGTGGCTTTTGTGATCATCACCGGTGATATTACCGAGCTGGGCACCGATAGCCAGCTGAAACTGGCCAAGGAACTCTTCGATAGCCTGCAGGTAAAATACTATATCATTCCTGGTAACCACGATAGCGGTTGGAGTGAAAGTGGCGGTGTAAGTTTTACCACCATTTTCGGATACGATAAATTCCTGTTTGATTATAATGGTGTTCGTTTTATTGGTTGTGCTTCCGGTCCCTATGTGCGTATGAGCGACGGGCATATTCCCCGCAATGCAGTAGTATGGCTGGATGAGGTATTGAAGAAAACAGGTAAGAAACAACCGGTGATCTTTGCTAATCACTATCCGTTGGATAACGGCCTCGATAACTGGTACGAAGCGATCGACCGCCTCAAGGAATACAATACTATCCTCGCTATATGTGGCCATGGTCATAATAACCATGCGCTGAATTTCGAAGATATTCCCGGGGTGATGGGCCGTTCCAACCTGCGTGCAAAAGCGGCTGTAGGAGGTTATAACCTGGTGGATGTACGCCCGGATTCTGTGATCTATACAGAGCGCCGGCCCGGCGTAGAAACCTTGCAACCCTGGACAAAGGTGGCGGTGAAAAAACATGAATATGGTACCCCTTCCAAAAAGTTTGACAGGCCCGATTATGGGGTCAATAAACAATATGCCCAGGTAAAAGCTACCTGGACCATGGCCTCTGATGCCAATGTGATCTCTACACCGGCAGTATATAAAGAAGGGGTGATTGTTGGCAACCAGAATGGTGAAGTGGTTTCCCTGTCATTGAAGAATGGAAAGCGTCAATGGTCATTCCCTACCAGGGGGGCTATCTTTTCTTCGCCGGCCGTAAAGGATGGCAAAGTGGTATTGGGGTCGGGTGATGGTAAAGTATATTGCCTGGATGCCAGCAACGGCAAGCAGCTATGGATGTATACTACCGGCGCGGCGGTATTGGGTTGTCCGCTGATTGCAGGCGACACCGTATTCATTGGCGGCAGTGACCATTCCTTTATTGCCCTCGGGCTGAATGATGGAAAGCTGCATTGGAAGTTTGATGGGCTCAACGGGCCTGTGGTAAGCACGCCGCTATTGTATGAGGGCAAGATCATCTTTGGCGCCTGGGATACATACCTGTATGCTGTAGACCGTCAAAACGGGACTCTACTGTGGAAATGGAACCCTGGGTCAGCCGTGATCAATTTCTCGCCGGCTTCCTGCATTCCTGTAGCGGCGAATGGTGTTGTATATGTAGTAACGCCCAACCGTACGTTTACGGCTATCGATGCGCAAACAGGCACTACCTTATGGAACAATAAAGAGACCCGGGTACGCGAGTCCATCGGTATTTCCCAGGATGGCAAATGGGTATATGGTAAAACGATGCAGGATACGATAGTAGCTTATGCTTCCAGCCGCGAAGCGCAGCACCCGGCCTGGGTGATGAACGCCGGGTTTGGTTACGAACATGTTCCCTCCATGCTCATTGAAAAGGATGGACAGGTTTTCTTTGGTACGCGCAGCGGCATAGTCTATGCCATCGACCCGGCGCAACAAAAGGTCATCTGGGCACATAAAATAGATAACTCCATGGTCAATACGGTAAGGGTATTGGACAGCAAACATATCATAGCCTCCACCATGGATGGGAAGGTAGCTTTACTGGAAGTGAGGTAGAAGAATACAGAATTCAGAATACAGAATACAGAAGAATACAGGACCCTATAATAAAAAGGTCCCGCTGGTGAACAGCGGGACCTTTTCTTATAGAGCAATAAGCTAATGATTCTTATACCAGCATCGTCAGTGGCTCTTCCAGTAAACCTTGCAGGGTTTGCAGGAAGGCTGCACCGGTGGCGCCGTCTACTACACGGTGGTCACAGGTGAGGGTCACTTTCATAATGTTGCCAACAACGATCTGTCCATCTTTTACTACTGGCACCTGGTTGATAGCGCCAATGGCCAGGATACAGGAAGCGGGTGGGTTGATGATCGCCGTGAATTCTTCAATGCCAAACATACCCAGGTTGGAAATGGTGAAGGTGTTGCCTTCCCACTCAGCTGGTTGGAGTTTCTTATTCTTGGCTCTCTGTGCGAAGTCCTTTACTTCTCCGGCGATCTGCGACAGGGATTTCAGGTCGGCAAACCGTACTACGGGTACCAGCAATCCATCTTCTACTGCTACCGCTACACCAATGCTTACATGGTGGTTTACACGGATGCTATCGCCCATCCAGCTGCTGTTGATGGCCGGGTGTTTCTTCAAGGCCACGGCGCATGCTTTCAGCACCATGTCGTTGAATGATATTTTGTTGGCAGATACTTCGTTCATTTTACCACGGCTGGCCACTGCTTTGTCCATGTTGATCTCCATGGTGAGGTAAAACTCAGGAGCAGAGAATTTAACCTCCGACAGGCGCTTGGCGATCACCTTGCGCATTTGCGAAACCGGTACATCGTTAAAGCTTACCTGACCAGCTACAGCAGGTTGCGCCGGAGCGGCAGCACCACCTTGCTTGGCAGCAGTGGCGGCAGGAGCAGCAGATGGCTTAAAGTCATCTACATCTTTCTTTACAATACGGCCACCATCGCCGCTTCCGGGTATCTGTGAGAGGTCGATGCCTTTTTCGCTGGCTACTTTCTTAGCAAGCGGAGAGGCTTTTACGCGACCATTCTCTGTAGAAGCGGCAGGTTGCGCGGCAGCGGCAGTTGCCTGTGCAGCAGGTTGTGCGGCAGCAGCTTGCTGGGCAGGCTGGCTGCTTGGGGTAGAAAGCGTTCCACCACCTTTGGCAGCGGCTACTATTTTATCGATGTCTACTTTACCTTCTTCACCAATGATACACAGCAGGGCATTTACAGGAACCTTATCACCTTGCTGAGCACCGATGTATAATAATTTACCTTCTTTGTAGCTTTCGAGTTCCATGGTGGCCTTGTCGGTTTCCACATCGGCCAGCAGGTCGCCTTTCTTCACCTGGTCACCCACTTTCTTATGCCAGGCGGCTATAACGCCTTCGGTCATGGTATCGCTCAGGCGTGGCATCAGGATCACTTCCTGCATGTTGGCGAGGTCAACAGATGATGTGGCGGCAGCAGCCGGAGCGGGGGCAGCAGCTGGTTTGCTGTCTGCAGCTGGTTTGGCAGGCTCTTCAGCTTTAGGGGCAGCAGCGCTTGCGGCCGCTTTGCCTCCACCGGATACAAGGGAGCTAATATCTTCACCGGGAGCGCCAATGATGGCCAGCAGGTCATTCACCTGCAGTTTACCGCCTTTATCGATACCAATATGTAAGAGGGTGCCATCTTTATAACTTTCCAGTTCCATGGTAGCTTTGTCTGTCTCAACTTCTGCTAACAGGTCGCCTTTCTTTACCGTATCCCCTACCTTTTTATGCCAGGCCGCAATCACGCCTTCAGTCATGGTGTCACTCAGGCGGGGCATTAAGATCACTTCAGCCATAATCTTTATTAATAATTTGAAAGTTAATACGTCAGGTTGCTAATTGAGGGCCGAAATTACGGCAAAAGTGCGAGAAGTAGAATACAGAATTCAGAATACGGAATACAGCAGAAATACAGGAATAAAGTGGTCAACAGTAGGCATATAGGGTTTAGCAGGAGCAGGGGAGTTTACGAATAAATTAACCCTCCCTGGCGTGCGAAGCCATTCTGTATCCTGTATTCTATATTCTGTATTCTTTCTTAGTTATCTACTTCCAGCTTGAGACGGTCGCGGAGTTCCTTCACCAGCGGATACTGTGTTACAATTTCCAGGTACTTGTCGCGCAGGCTTACCGGCTTTTCCACGGGTTCTGCGGCGATAATGGCATTCTCA encodes:
- a CDS encoding pyruvate dehydrogenase complex dihydrolipoamide acetyltransferase → MAEVILMPRLSDTMTEGVIAAWHKKVGDTVKKGDLLAEVETDKATMELESYKDGTLLHIGIDKGGKLQVNDLLAIIGAPGEDISSLVSGGGKAAASAAAPKAEEPAKPAADSKPAAAPAPAAAATSSVDLANMQEVILMPRLSDTMTEGVIAAWHKKVGDQVKKGDLLADVETDKATMELESYKEGKLLYIGAQQGDKVPVNALLCIIGEEGKVDIDKIVAAAKGGGTLSTPSSQPAQQAAAAQPAAQATAAAAQPAASTENGRVKASPLAKKVASEKGIDLSQIPGSGDGGRIVKKDVDDFKPSAAPAATAAKQGGAAAPAQPAVAGQVSFNDVPVSQMRKVIAKRLSEVKFSAPEFYLTMEINMDKAVASRGKMNEVSANKISFNDMVLKACAVALKKHPAINSSWMGDSIRVNHHVSIGVAVAVEDGLLVPVVRFADLKSLSQIAGEVKDFAQRAKNKKLQPAEWEGNTFTISNLGMFGIEEFTAIINPPASCILAIGAINQVPVVKDGQIVVGNIMKVTLTCDHRVVDGATGAAFLQTLQGLLEEPLTMLV
- a CDS encoding outer membrane protein assembly factor BamB family protein, with translation MKKTLLLCCLLCVAAMLPAQIKPFRFAHISDTHIGSPNGGAEEDLRRTIRDINAMKDVAFVIITGDITELGTDSQLKLAKELFDSLQVKYYIIPGNHDSGWSESGGVSFTTIFGYDKFLFDYNGVRFIGCASGPYVRMSDGHIPRNAVVWLDEVLKKTGKKQPVIFANHYPLDNGLDNWYEAIDRLKEYNTILAICGHGHNNHALNFEDIPGVMGRSNLRAKAAVGGYNLVDVRPDSVIYTERRPGVETLQPWTKVAVKKHEYGTPSKKFDRPDYGVNKQYAQVKATWTMASDANVISTPAVYKEGVIVGNQNGEVVSLSLKNGKRQWSFPTRGAIFSSPAVKDGKVVLGSGDGKVYCLDASNGKQLWMYTTGAAVLGCPLIAGDTVFIGGSDHSFIALGLNDGKLHWKFDGLNGPVVSTPLLYEGKIIFGAWDTYLYAVDRQNGTLLWKWNPGSAVINFSPASCIPVAANGVVYVVTPNRTFTAIDAQTGTTLWNNKETRVRESIGISQDGKWVYGKTMQDTIVAYASSREAQHPAWVMNAGFGYEHVPSMLIEKDGQVFFGTRSGIVYAIDPAQQKVIWAHKIDNSMVNTVRVLDSKHIIASTMDGKVALLEVR
- a CDS encoding ribonuclease H-like YkuK family protein; translation: MIWRKFNGDPLDLPIFDAVEAAIKRESDKGYHLKVCIGTDSQVKGSDTEFATVIVFLREGHGGFMFIHNEKTKLQYSIKERMLVEVAKSIEIAYELCHLFTAYDVDMEVHADINTNPHFKSNDALKEAMGYILGMGFAFKAKPEAFASSSCANKVVN
- the yihA gene encoding ribosome biogenesis GTP-binding protein YihA/YsxC; its protein translation is MPAPLFFYFIYRPHYAEIPVGNVFRILRPIMIIKSAKYLISSPDFQQCPKPDRPEYAFIGRSNVGKSSLINMLVDNQKLAKTSGTPGKTQLINHFEVESLPDKHVPGKTQTTPWYLVDLPGYGFAKVSQSQRKQWETMIENYLRKRENLVNIFVLIDSRHAPQKVDLDFINQLGAWELPFCIVFTKADKESQKEVSKNVKAFLDAMRKTWQFLPQSFVTSAIKKMGRDKILLFIDQCNTAVKEQDAN